One Deltaproteobacteria bacterium DNA window includes the following coding sequences:
- a CDS encoding LysM peptidoglycan-binding domain-containing protein, whose product MTRFFVALASLFILLCSSMPYAPEASARVQASRQADPFAIPAGLEPAVKFWKKIFLEYDSTQLVFFDPRNMSRIHEVVRVKKGASTRRVIRSVRARLQRRGISSRRIKAQRGIRERFEGGVRRSGRYMEHMRKVFAARGLPVELTYLPLVESSFRNDARSFRGAVGMWQFMPGTGRRYMRVTRLVDERRDPMEATRAAARLLQENYRELRVWPLAVTAYNHGRAGMKRAVRQVGSRDIVKIIRRYRSRTFKFASKNFYAEFLAAVHIMRDVERHLPHVRFDPLVHLEEISLTKRVSVSSLLRHSRVSRAEFLKWNPALSRRAAWLPKGYRLKAPELQGQWFRKALAGIGPMSSFPYHVVSRGDTLSEIARVYGTSASAIQSINDLRSAHRLRVGQRLEIPGRSSARSRNEKRSVSVVDKPRAVAKRRAADKPRGAQAVADDKAVHHVVRRGDTLWDIARVHGTTARAIRSANGVQSVRRLSVGQRLEIPNRSSTKRVVKQRRLYHRVRRGETLSTIADRYRVSLAALQRANAIRDRHRIRVGQRLRIPGTQS is encoded by the coding sequence ATGACACGCTTCTTCGTAGCCCTGGCGAGTCTTTTCATCCTCCTTTGCAGCAGCATGCCTTACGCGCCCGAGGCCTCGGCGCGCGTACAGGCTTCCAGGCAAGCGGATCCGTTCGCCATACCCGCGGGGCTCGAGCCTGCCGTCAAGTTCTGGAAAAAGATCTTCCTGGAATACGACTCCACCCAGCTCGTGTTCTTCGATCCCCGGAACATGTCGAGGATACATGAGGTGGTCAGGGTCAAGAAGGGTGCCAGCACCCGGAGAGTGATCCGTTCCGTGCGCGCGCGGCTCCAGCGGCGCGGAATTTCGTCGCGCCGGATCAAGGCGCAACGGGGCATCCGCGAGCGTTTCGAGGGCGGGGTGCGACGATCGGGACGCTACATGGAGCACATGCGCAAGGTCTTTGCCGCCCGCGGCCTCCCGGTGGAGTTGACCTACCTGCCCCTCGTCGAGTCGTCGTTCAGGAACGACGCGCGTTCGTTTCGCGGTGCCGTGGGCATGTGGCAGTTCATGCCCGGCACGGGGCGGCGGTACATGCGTGTGACCCGGCTCGTGGACGAGCGCAGGGACCCGATGGAGGCGACCCGAGCGGCGGCGCGCCTCTTGCAGGAGAACTATCGGGAGCTTCGCGTCTGGCCGCTGGCGGTGACCGCCTACAACCACGGGCGCGCCGGCATGAAGCGGGCGGTGCGCCAGGTCGGCTCACGGGACATCGTCAAGATCATTCGCCGTTACCGCAGCCGCACCTTCAAGTTCGCTTCCAAGAATTTCTACGCGGAGTTTCTCGCCGCCGTGCACATCATGCGCGATGTCGAGCGGCACCTGCCCCATGTCCGCTTCGATCCGCTGGTGCATCTCGAAGAGATCAGCCTCACGAAGCGCGTGTCGGTGTCCTCGTTGCTGCGTCACAGCCGGGTGTCGCGGGCGGAGTTCCTCAAGTGGAACCCCGCGTTGAGCCGTCGTGCCGCGTGGCTGCCGAAAGGCTATCGGCTCAAGGCGCCGGAGCTGCAGGGTCAATGGTTCCGCAAGGCGTTGGCCGGCATCGGTCCGATGTCGTCTTTCCCGTACCATGTGGTCAGCCGGGGCGATACGCTCTCCGAGATCGCAAGAGTCTATGGTACGTCGGCGAGCGCGATCCAGTCCATCAACGACCTGAGGAGCGCCCACCGCTTGCGCGTCGGGCAACGGCTGGAGATCCCGGGCCGGTCGTCGGCCAGGTCCCGCAACGAGAAGCGGTCCGTCAGCGTCGTGGACAAGCCGCGGGCAGTCGCGAAACGGCGGGCGGCGGACAAGCCACGGGGGGCGCAGGCGGTCGCTGACGACAAGGCTGTACACCATGTGGTGAGGCGCGGCGACACGCTGTGGGACATCGCCAGAGTCCACGGCACGACGGCGCGTGCGATACGGAGTGCGAACGGTGTGCAGAGCGTCCGGCGTTTGTCCGTGGGACAACGGTTGGAGATCCCGAACCGGTCGTCCACGAAGCGGGTGGTGAAGCAACGGCGCTTGTACCACCGCGTGCGTCGCGGGGAGACGCTTTCCACCATCGCCGACCGCTACCGGGTATCGCTGGCCGCCCTCCAGCGCGCCAACGCCATCCGCGACCGGCACCGGATACGTGTCGGCCAGCGCCTGAGAATCCCAGGCACGCAGTCCTGA
- the ccsA gene encoding cytochrome c biogenesis protein CcsA — protein MYQSLLQATAGFYLLATGAFILHLFFQREAFSRAGQWLLLAGFVGHAVKFAFLFHDAGFPALAQTAATHSFYGWLMVGVYLTVQLKYRLPILGGFVAPLAFLMSLRSIALGEPGLETPPALLTYWLPLHVTLALLGNAVFALAFAVSVVYLVVRRQLKQKRMTGLSRTVPALETLDRLNKIFLVWGFPFMTLGILTGSVWAHAQWGNFWSWDPRQITSALTWLLYGILLHGRLTAGWRGRKAALWTIAGFLIVLGYFLGGDAFFLSRHGGRFE, from the coding sequence ATGTACCAGAGCCTCCTTCAGGCCACGGCCGGCTTCTACCTGCTGGCGACCGGCGCATTCATCCTCCACCTGTTCTTTCAGCGGGAGGCGTTTTCCCGGGCGGGCCAGTGGCTGCTGCTCGCCGGTTTCGTCGGCCATGCGGTAAAGTTCGCCTTCCTTTTTCATGACGCGGGCTTCCCCGCCCTCGCCCAGACCGCGGCCACGCATTCGTTCTACGGCTGGCTGATGGTGGGGGTCTACCTCACCGTGCAGCTTAAGTACCGGCTTCCCATCCTGGGAGGCTTCGTCGCTCCGCTGGCGTTTCTCATGTCGCTGCGCTCCATCGCGTTGGGGGAACCCGGTCTGGAGACGCCGCCGGCGCTGTTGACCTACTGGCTGCCGCTGCACGTGACGCTGGCGCTGCTGGGGAACGCCGTCTTCGCCCTGGCGTTCGCGGTGAGCGTGGTCTACCTGGTGGTCCGCCGACAGCTCAAGCAGAAGCGCATGACCGGCCTGAGCCGTACCGTGCCGGCCCTGGAGACCCTGGACCGTCTCAACAAGATCTTCCTGGTGTGGGGCTTCCCGTTCATGACCCTGGGCATCCTCACGGGCAGCGTGTGGGCGCACGCGCAGTGGGGCAACTTTTGGTCCTGGGATCCGCGCCAGATCACCTCGGCGCTGACCTGGCTGTTGTACGGCATCCTGCTCCACGGCCGGCTGACAGCGGGCTGGCGCGGGCGCAAGGCGGCGCTCTGGACCATCGCCGGATTCCTCATCGTCCTGGGCTACTTCCTCGGGGGCGACGCCTTCTTCCTGAGCCGGCACGGAGGCCGCTTTGAGTGA
- the hemA gene encoding glutamyl-tRNA reductase — MSDAAHQVPHQILVVGVNHRTAPVEVREQLAFPAKRVDGALQDLLTLPSVDEGVILSTCNRVEVVAVARDGHAGLVEIEDFLKSQPDVHLKPAEDHLYHHARKNAVRHVFRVASSLDSMVVGEPQILGQLKEYYAIAQQAGTVGSILHRLFHRSFAVAKRVRQDTGIANRPVSVGSVAVDLARRIFDKLEEKTVMVIGSGAMGEALVRHLVESGVRSLMITNRTFEKAVELADRFEASPIRFEDYDRYLRLADVVIGSVESEEALMTRDTAAEVLRERKQDNMFLIDLGVPRNFDPLINDLDNVYLYHIDDLADVARENLRGRESEADKGEVIVDHEVEAFHRWLTSLDQVPTIVALKRRLEEIRRGELKKSLESSLKDVSERERKAIEDLTAAMINKILHAPLTRLKQRPPDDADYDDVVRALFDLDEEPERGLPPETSFPRRRESGGGEG, encoded by the coding sequence TTGAGTGACGCGGCGCACCAGGTCCCGCACCAGATCCTCGTGGTCGGCGTGAATCACCGCACCGCGCCCGTGGAGGTGCGGGAGCAGCTCGCGTTCCCGGCCAAGCGCGTCGATGGCGCCTTGCAGGACCTGCTGACGCTGCCGTCGGTGGACGAGGGGGTGATCCTGTCCACGTGCAACCGGGTGGAAGTGGTGGCGGTGGCACGGGACGGCCACGCCGGACTCGTCGAGATCGAGGACTTTCTCAAGAGCCAGCCCGACGTCCACCTGAAGCCTGCCGAGGACCATCTCTACCACCACGCGCGCAAGAACGCGGTGCGGCATGTCTTCCGCGTGGCCTCCAGCCTCGACTCCATGGTCGTGGGCGAGCCCCAGATCCTCGGTCAATTGAAGGAGTACTACGCCATCGCGCAGCAGGCCGGCACCGTCGGCAGCATCCTGCACCGGCTCTTCCATCGTTCCTTCGCCGTGGCCAAGCGGGTGCGGCAGGACACGGGCATCGCCAACCGGCCGGTGTCCGTGGGCTCGGTGGCGGTGGACCTGGCCCGGCGCATCTTCGACAAACTGGAGGAGAAGACCGTCATGGTCATCGGCTCCGGCGCCATGGGCGAAGCGCTGGTGCGCCACCTGGTGGAGAGCGGCGTGCGCAGCCTGATGATCACCAACCGCACCTTCGAGAAGGCGGTGGAGCTGGCGGACCGCTTCGAGGCCAGCCCCATCCGTTTCGAGGACTACGACCGCTATCTCAGGCTGGCGGACGTGGTCATCGGTTCGGTGGAGTCGGAGGAGGCTCTGATGACGCGCGACACCGCGGCCGAGGTGCTGCGGGAGCGCAAGCAGGACAACATGTTCCTCATCGACCTCGGCGTGCCGAGGAACTTCGACCCGCTCATCAACGACCTGGACAACGTCTACCTCTATCATATCGACGACCTCGCCGACGTGGCGCGGGAAAACCTGCGGGGGCGGGAAAGCGAGGCGGACAAGGGAGAGGTGATCGTCGACCACGAGGTGGAGGCGTTCCATCGGTGGTTGACGTCCCTGGATCAGGTCCCCACCATCGTGGCGCTCAAGCGGAGGCTCGAGGAGATCCGCCGGGGCGAGCTCAAGAAATCGCTGGAGTCGAGTCTCAAGGACGTGTCCGAGCGCGAGCGCAAGGCCATCGAGGATCTGACCGCGGCCATGATCAACAAGATCCTTCACGCCCCCTTGACGCGGCTCAAGCAGCGGCCCCCCGACGACGCGGACTACGACGACGTCGTTCGGGCGCTGTTCGACCTGGACGAGGAGCCCGAACGGGGGCTTCCCCCCGAAACGTCATTCCCGCGAAGGCGGGAATCCGGGGGCGGAGAGGGGTAG
- the hemC gene encoding hydroxymethylbilane synthase: protein MNGFRIGTRRSPLAMVQAEWVQGRIREHHPRTAVEIVPIRTSGDRFQNVPIEQIGAKGVFIKEIEEALLRGDVDVAVHSMKDLPTELPEGLAIAAVPERENPADVLVSRIAGSLDALPAGARIGTGSLRRRAQLLYHRPDLTVVPIRGNVGTRIAKLDRGEVDALVLALAGLTRLGRAHEATQLLPLETCMSAVAQGALGLETRGAEVERLRFLDHAPSALEVAAERAFLARLEGGCQVPVGARAVVRGDRLALTGMVAEVSGRQVFTGELSGASADAVLLGTRLAERLLAGGGGGGLRGGRRGRGAGAWLGGARR, encoded by the coding sequence ATGAACGGATTTCGTATCGGTACCCGGCGCAGCCCGCTGGCCATGGTCCAGGCGGAATGGGTCCAAGGCCGCATTCGCGAGCACCATCCGCGAACCGCGGTGGAGATCGTGCCCATCCGCACCAGCGGCGACCGCTTCCAGAACGTTCCCATCGAGCAGATCGGCGCCAAGGGCGTGTTCATCAAGGAGATCGAGGAGGCGCTTCTGCGCGGGGACGTCGACGTCGCGGTGCACTCCATGAAGGACCTGCCCACGGAGCTTCCCGAGGGGCTGGCCATCGCCGCGGTGCCGGAACGCGAGAATCCCGCGGACGTGCTGGTGAGCCGGATCGCGGGGAGCCTCGACGCGCTCCCGGCCGGAGCCCGAATCGGCACGGGCAGCCTCCGGCGGCGCGCGCAATTGCTGTACCACCGCCCGGACCTCACCGTGGTGCCCATCCGGGGCAACGTCGGCACGCGCATCGCCAAGCTCGACCGCGGCGAAGTGGACGCCCTGGTGTTGGCGCTGGCCGGGCTCACGCGTCTGGGACGGGCGCACGAAGCCACGCAGTTGCTGCCGTTGGAGACCTGCATGAGTGCCGTGGCCCAGGGCGCCCTGGGCCTGGAGACGCGCGGCGCCGAGGTGGAGCGCCTGCGCTTCCTGGACCACGCGCCGTCGGCGCTCGAGGTGGCGGCGGAGCGGGCTTTCCTGGCGCGCCTGGAGGGAGGCTGCCAGGTACCGGTGGGCGCGCGGGCGGTGGTGCGCGGCGACCGGCTCGCGCTCACGGGCATGGTGGCGGAGGTTTCCGGCAGGCAGGTCTTCACGGGGGAGCTGTCGGGAGCGTCCGCGGACGCCGTCTTGCTGGGGACACGACTGGCGGAGCGGCTGCTGGCGGGAGGGGGGGGAGGCGGGCTGCGGGGGGGGCGGCGGGGGAGGGGGGCGGGCGCGTGGCTGGGGGGGGCGCGGCGGTGA
- a CDS encoding uroporphyrinogen-III synthase gives MAGGGAAVSGPAVPGAPVPAAAPLSGQRILVTRPREQAGALVRGAEALGARAVVFPTVEILPLADNAALDRAIRGLPEQDWVVFTSANGVRHFLPRCEALGCMDSLRRLSIAAIGPQTARLLEERGLAVSLVPEEYRAEGILSALGPERVRARRFLLARVAGARDVLPETLRRWGAEVEVVEAYRNEPVRTGAARLLEVLDQVDWVTFTSPSTVNAFMDLLAGANAVLPAAVRVACIGPVTADAARHRRLDVSAVAREYTIPGLVQALVTAVDKHVDKRRETL, from the coding sequence GTGGCTGGGGGGGGCGCGGCGGTGAGCGGCCCCGCCGTGCCCGGCGCGCCGGTTCCCGCCGCCGCGCCGCTGTCCGGGCAACGCATCCTCGTCACGCGCCCGCGCGAACAGGCCGGCGCCTTGGTGCGCGGCGCGGAGGCTCTCGGCGCGCGCGCCGTGGTCTTCCCCACGGTGGAGATCCTGCCGCTCGCGGACAACGCCGCCCTCGACCGGGCCATCCGCGGTCTACCCGAACAGGACTGGGTGGTCTTCACCAGCGCCAACGGGGTCCGGCATTTCCTCCCGCGCTGCGAAGCCCTGGGCTGCATGGACAGCCTGCGCCGGCTCTCCATCGCGGCCATCGGTCCGCAGACGGCCCGGCTGCTGGAGGAGCGCGGCCTTGCGGTGAGCCTCGTGCCGGAGGAGTACCGCGCCGAGGGCATCCTGTCGGCCCTCGGCCCGGAGCGGGTGCGGGCGCGCCGGTTCCTCCTCGCCCGTGTCGCGGGCGCGCGCGACGTGCTCCCGGAAACCCTGCGCCGCTGGGGCGCGGAAGTCGAGGTGGTGGAAGCCTACCGCAACGAACCCGTGCGCACGGGCGCCGCGCGCTTGCTGGAAGTCCTCGATCAGGTGGACTGGGTCACCTTCACCAGCCCCAGCACGGTGAACGCCTTCATGGACCTGCTCGCGGGGGCGAACGCGGTGCTGCCCGCCGCCGTGCGGGTCGCCTGTATCGGTCCCGTCACCGCCGACGCCGCCCGCCACCGCCGCCTGGACGTGAGCGCGGTAGCGCGGGAATACACTATTCCCGGCCTCGTTCAGGCACTGGTGACGGCCGTGGACAAGCACGTTGATAAACGCCGAGAGACGTTGTAG
- the hemB gene encoding porphobilinogen synthase: MAFPVTRPRRLRRTALLRDMVRETALSPRDFIYPLFVCPGRDQVQPVTSMPGVSQLSVDRAAAEAENVWHLGIPGVILFGIPETKDAVGSEAYADHGVVQQAVRAIKDRVPDLLVITDVCLCEYTDHGHCGVVDAGEVDNDETLELLVKEALSHTRAGADVVAPSDMMDGRVGAIRAALDGEGFENVVIMAYAAKYASGFYGPFREAAESTPRFGDRRSYQMDPGNSDEALREVEADIAEGADIVMVKPALAYLDVISRVKQRFGHPTAAYNVSGEYAMIKAAAQNGWIDESTVVPEVLLSIKRAGADLILTYFAKEMAAGL; this comes from the coding sequence ATGGCATTTCCCGTCACCCGACCGAGAAGGCTCCGGCGCACCGCCTTGCTGCGCGACATGGTGCGCGAGACCGCGCTCAGTCCGCGGGACTTCATCTATCCGCTGTTCGTGTGCCCGGGGCGCGACCAGGTGCAGCCGGTGACGTCCATGCCCGGGGTGTCCCAGCTCTCCGTGGACCGGGCGGCGGCGGAGGCGGAGAACGTCTGGCACCTGGGCATTCCGGGCGTGATCCTGTTCGGCATTCCCGAGACCAAGGACGCCGTGGGGTCGGAGGCCTACGCCGATCACGGCGTGGTGCAGCAGGCGGTGCGGGCCATCAAGGACAGGGTCCCGGACTTGCTGGTGATCACCGACGTGTGCTTGTGCGAATACACCGACCACGGCCATTGCGGCGTCGTCGACGCCGGCGAGGTGGACAACGACGAAACCCTCGAGCTGCTGGTCAAGGAGGCCCTGTCCCATACCCGCGCCGGCGCCGACGTGGTGGCCCCGTCGGACATGATGGACGGCCGCGTGGGCGCCATCCGCGCCGCGCTCGACGGCGAGGGCTTCGAGAACGTCGTCATCATGGCCTACGCCGCCAAATACGCATCGGGCTTCTACGGCCCGTTCCGCGAGGCGGCCGAGTCGACGCCCCGGTTTGGCGACCGGCGCTCGTATCAGATGGACCCGGGAAACAGCGACGAGGCGCTCAGGGAGGTGGAGGCGGACATCGCCGAGGGCGCCGACATCGTCATGGTGAAGCCGGCCCTGGCGTATCTGGACGTGATCTCAAGGGTGAAACAGCGTTTCGGCCATCCCACCGCGGCCTACAACGTGAGCGGCGAGTACGCCATGATCAAGGCCGCCGCGCAGAACGGCTGGATCGACGAGAGCACGGTGGTGCCCGAGGTCTTGCTGTCCATCAAGCGCGCCGGCGCCGACCTGATCCTCACCTACTTCGCCAAGGAAATGGCGGCGGGGCTATGA
- a CDS encoding cytochrome c translates to MRRQWWLYTLVAGAFLMIGANAFSAGPFDKVIEARTQLMKDIGGFSKAMRQATDAAGVAANADKLAEAFAKVNEETFPKGSSEGSRAKPEIWEKWDEFTAAAKNAVMLAQGIATKARAGEDTAELVKGYGRSACGSCHRPFRLPKS, encoded by the coding sequence ATGCGGAGACAGTGGTGGTTGTACACCCTGGTGGCGGGAGCCTTTCTCATGATCGGCGCCAACGCGTTCTCGGCCGGACCGTTCGACAAGGTCATCGAGGCGCGCACGCAACTGATGAAGGACATCGGCGGGTTCAGCAAGGCCATGCGCCAGGCCACGGACGCGGCGGGGGTGGCGGCCAACGCCGACAAGCTCGCGGAAGCCTTCGCCAAGGTCAACGAGGAGACCTTCCCCAAGGGAAGCTCGGAGGGTTCGCGCGCCAAGCCCGAGATCTGGGAGAAGTGGGACGAGTTCACGGCGGCCGCCAAGAACGCCGTCATGCTGGCCCAGGGCATCGCGACCAAGGCGCGCGCGGGCGAGGACACGGCCGAACTGGTCAAGGGCTACGGCAGAAGCGCCTGCGGAAGCTGCCACCGCCCGTTCCGCTTACCCAAAAGCTAG
- a CDS encoding PAC2 family protein produces MESDAISHIRRPNLRHPFLILSFSGWSDAGSSATSAVRYLVEQLLAAELAKIDPEDYYDFSVHRPQVRLVEGQREIEWPSYDFHYYRTGNEMERDFIFATGAEPHLHWKAFTRTIMELAHGWGVARVITIGALLDEVLYTKPVPLNGFSSDPALVKELDFTPSRYQGPTGIVGILGDTFRREGMPHVSLWAALPHYLAPSPNPRGTLALVLRLTQWLGIRIDTGPLERAAGEFQNKVNDAINSDPNLSALIKELQKHEFEQ; encoded by the coding sequence ATGGAGTCCGACGCCATTTCACACATCCGCCGGCCCAATCTGCGCCACCCGTTCCTGATCCTGTCGTTCTCGGGCTGGAGCGACGCCGGGTCGTCGGCCACGTCGGCGGTTCGCTACCTTGTCGAGCAACTGCTGGCGGCGGAGTTGGCCAAGATCGATCCCGAGGACTACTACGACTTCTCCGTTCACCGTCCCCAGGTACGACTGGTGGAGGGCCAGCGCGAGATCGAGTGGCCCTCGTACGACTTCCACTATTACAGAACCGGCAACGAGATGGAGCGGGACTTCATCTTCGCCACCGGCGCCGAGCCGCACCTCCACTGGAAAGCGTTCACCCGGACCATCATGGAGCTTGCGCACGGCTGGGGAGTGGCCAGGGTCATCACCATCGGGGCGCTTCTCGACGAGGTGCTGTACACCAAGCCGGTGCCCCTGAACGGGTTTTCGTCGGACCCGGCGCTGGTGAAGGAGCTGGACTTCACTCCCTCGCGCTACCAGGGCCCCACCGGCATCGTGGGTATCCTGGGCGACACGTTCCGCCGGGAAGGCATGCCGCACGTGAGCCTGTGGGCCGCGTTGCCCCACTACCTGGCGCCGTCGCCGAACCCGCGCGGGACCCTGGCGCTGGTGCTGCGCCTGACCCAGTGGCTCGGCATCCGCATCGACACCGGTCCGTTGGAACGCGCCGCCGGCGAATTCCAGAACAAGGTGAACGACGCGATCAACAGCGACCCCAACCTGTCGGCTCTCATCAAGGAGCTTCAGAAACACGAGTTCGAGCAGTAA
- a CDS encoding DNA polymerase II, which yields MCPSTTAYDPVLFGRDATPSVTAVEPEGNGHVRIYVREPSVVSSTVVPFEPFLWLTSEDRLAGWRGESRIEPLAGTHRFRRLAFFPDMDSLESARAWLLRKSGKSQNTPGLPFLYVRDPVRQYLLGSGTTHFNGMRFDRLLRMQVDLEVYRTPGFEFPNPLRDGDRITAIAMSDSSGWERLISGREHDEGTMLAEMVREVRRRDPDVIEGHNFFRFDLPYVEERARRHGVSLTLGRDGGTPRRRSARFQVGDRVIPYRHYEIHGRHVIDTWFLAQRYSRADRALKRNGLKDVARHFGVAAPDRTYIHGAEASWYFDHDPDTLFRYALDDVRETRAISAALSPGCYLQARILPCRYQDTALVDQSTAIDWLMLREYHARRHSVPVPMTPVPVTGRMAESRTLGVSRRVLRCELGPIYAAVMLHGGCRPRSDDLEVFPALLRGFRDLQGGAAPVADAAPDQDPSRFMATARAEFSVLVESLHGYLAAPAVHFNDHEAADRVTRVGGDHVRSLAEGFESRGARLVTMDSDGLYLVPPADVVDGPAEDALVGAVLAAALPWKVDLPLGRYRAMFCCGAEDHALLDHEGGLSLNGPRLNSRGLERYRRQWLEEMLGLLLQERKDEIPALYEQYREALTHHRLDLGLLKRTETLRESLDEYQMKVKGGKQHPRGAYEVALRSERRYLAGDQISYYVVGEGANVMVNENCRYVSEWDPARPDENVEYYKARLRDLYEQLRPFFTEE from the coding sequence ATGTGTCCTTCAACCACCGCATACGACCCGGTCCTGTTCGGCCGGGATGCGACTCCTTCCGTAACGGCGGTGGAACCGGAGGGAAACGGTCACGTCCGAATCTACGTCAGGGAGCCTTCGGTAGTTTCCTCCACCGTGGTGCCGTTCGAGCCGTTCCTGTGGCTGACCTCCGAGGACAGGCTCGCCGGGTGGAGGGGCGAAAGCCGCATCGAGCCGCTCGCGGGCACCCACAGGTTCCGCCGGCTGGCGTTCTTCCCGGACATGGACAGCCTGGAATCCGCCCGGGCATGGCTCCTGCGCAAGAGCGGGAAGAGCCAGAACACCCCCGGGCTGCCGTTCCTGTATGTGCGCGACCCGGTCCGGCAATACCTTCTGGGGTCCGGCACGACCCACTTCAACGGGATGCGCTTCGACCGCCTCTTGCGCATGCAGGTGGACCTCGAGGTGTACCGCACCCCCGGCTTCGAGTTCCCCAATCCGTTGCGGGACGGCGACCGCATCACGGCCATCGCCATGTCCGACAGCAGCGGCTGGGAGCGGCTGATTTCCGGCCGGGAACATGACGAGGGGACGATGCTGGCGGAGATGGTCCGGGAAGTGCGCCGGCGCGATCCGGACGTCATCGAAGGGCACAATTTCTTCCGCTTCGATCTCCCTTACGTCGAGGAGCGCGCCCGGCGGCACGGCGTGAGCCTCACGCTGGGCCGGGACGGCGGCACGCCGCGCCGGCGTTCCGCGCGTTTCCAGGTGGGTGACCGCGTGATTCCGTACCGGCACTACGAAATCCACGGACGCCACGTCATCGACACCTGGTTCCTGGCGCAACGCTACAGCCGCGCCGACCGCGCGCTCAAGCGCAACGGCCTGAAGGACGTGGCGCGTCACTTCGGCGTGGCCGCGCCCGACCGGACGTACATTCACGGCGCCGAGGCGAGTTGGTATTTCGATCACGATCCGGACACGCTCTTCCGCTACGCGCTCGACGACGTGCGCGAGACCCGCGCCATCTCGGCGGCGCTTTCGCCCGGCTGCTACCTCCAGGCGCGGATCCTGCCGTGCCGCTACCAGGATACCGCGCTGGTGGACCAGAGTACCGCCATCGACTGGCTCATGCTCCGGGAATACCATGCCCGGCGGCATTCCGTGCCGGTTCCGATGACCCCGGTGCCGGTCACCGGAAGGATGGCGGAATCAAGGACCTTGGGCGTGTCTCGACGCGTGCTGCGCTGTGAACTCGGCCCGATTTATGCCGCGGTCATGCTGCACGGCGGTTGCCGGCCTCGATCGGACGACCTGGAGGTCTTTCCGGCGCTGCTGCGCGGGTTCCGCGACCTGCAAGGAGGCGCGGCGCCGGTGGCGGACGCCGCACCGGACCAGGACCCCTCCCGCTTCATGGCCACGGCGCGCGCCGAATTCTCGGTGCTGGTGGAGTCGCTGCACGGTTATCTGGCCGCGCCCGCCGTCCACTTCAACGACCATGAAGCGGCGGACCGTGTGACGCGCGTGGGGGGAGATCACGTGCGGAGCCTGGCGGAAGGCTTCGAGTCGCGCGGCGCACGGTTGGTCACGATGGACTCCGACGGCCTCTATCTCGTGCCTCCGGCGGACGTCGTGGACGGTCCCGCCGAAGACGCACTGGTGGGAGCGGTGCTGGCGGCGGCGCTGCCGTGGAAGGTGGACCTGCCGCTCGGGCGTTATCGGGCGATGTTCTGCTGCGGCGCGGAGGACCACGCGCTGCTCGACCACGAGGGCGGCCTGTCCTTGAACGGGCCGCGGCTCAACTCGCGCGGCCTCGAGCGGTACCGGCGCCAATGGCTGGAAGAGATGCTCGGGTTGCTCCTGCAAGAGCGGAAGGACGAGATTCCGGCGCTGTACGAGCAGTACCGCGAGGCGCTCACGCACCACCGGCTCGACCTGGGGCTGCTGAAGCGCACCGAAACGCTGCGGGAATCCCTGGACGAGTACCAGATGAAGGTCAAGGGCGGGAAGCAGCATCCCCGCGGCGCCTACGAGGTGGCGCTACGGTCGGAACGCCGTTACCTGGCGGGGGACCAGATCTCCTATTACGTCGTGGGCGAAGGCGCCAACGTCATGGTGAACGAGAACTGCCGCTATGTGTCGGAATGGGACCCCGCACGCCCCGACGAGAACGTGGAATACTACAAGGCAAGGCTGCGGGACCTCTACGAGCAGTTGCGTCCCTTCTTCACGGAGGAATGA
- a CDS encoding urate hydroxylase PuuD — protein sequence MDTMELVQFLLRWVHLLAGVTWIGLLYYFNFVQTPFFAETEASTRTGAIQKLVPRALWWFRWGAMFTFLAGILIYIIKWSQLGSDFFPSGYGMAITIGGTMGTLMFLNVWLVIWPNQQVVIASADQVAGGGEALPDAASKGQWAGFASRTNTLFSIPMLFLMGAASHYPHGASGGNAAVFWIVSLVIIAIVELNALVGDAGGGTKKLLTSIPGVIWSGLILTAIFWILLEIA from the coding sequence ATGGATACGATGGAGCTCGTTCAATTTCTACTGCGCTGGGTGCATTTACTGGCGGGCGTCACCTGGATCGGCCTGCTCTACTATTTCAACTTCGTGCAGACGCCGTTCTTCGCCGAAACCGAGGCCTCGACCCGTACCGGCGCCATCCAAAAACTCGTGCCGCGCGCCCTCTGGTGGTTCCGCTGGGGCGCCATGTTCACCTTCCTGGCCGGTATCCTCATCTACATCATCAAGTGGTCGCAGCTCGGCAGCGATTTCTTCCCGTCGGGTTACGGCATGGCCATCACCATCGGCGGCACCATGGGCACGCTCATGTTCCTGAACGTGTGGCTGGTGATCTGGCCCAACCAGCAGGTGGTCATCGCTTCCGCCGACCAGGTGGCCGGAGGGGGAGAGGCGCTTCCGGACGCGGCGAGCAAGGGCCAATGGGCCGGGTTTGCGTCGCGCACCAACACTCTCTTCTCCATCCCCATGCTGTTCTTGATGGGGGCGGCGAGCCACTATCCGCACGGCGCGTCCGGCGGTAACGCCGCGGTCTTCTGGATCGTGAGCCTCGTGATCATCGCCATCGTCGAGCTGAATGCCCTGGTGGGCGATGCCGGGGGAGGCACCAAGAAGCTGCTGACGTCGATTCCGGGCGTGATCTGGAGCGGTCTGATCCTGACCGCGATCTTCTGGATTCTTCTGGAGATTGCGTAG